The Deinococcus sedimenti genome window below encodes:
- the sufU gene encoding Fe-S cluster assembly sulfur transfer protein SufU — protein sequence MALPEAVARQIIADHQRRPRHTGPLNGVAGVTLDNPGCGDQVTVWADVQAGRVAQLNFSGKGCAISQSSASLMTVTLTGKTLEEAHALAGQFRAMVMGDADGTPELGDLLALAGVSRLHARRKCALLPWRALEQALGGP from the coding sequence ATGGCGCTGCCCGAGGCAGTCGCCCGGCAGATCATCGCGGACCACCAGCGCCGCCCCCGCCACACCGGGCCCCTGAACGGCGTGGCGGGAGTCACGCTGGACAACCCGGGCTGCGGGGATCAGGTGACCGTCTGGGCGGACGTGCAGGCCGGCCGCGTGGCGCAGCTGAACTTCAGCGGGAAGGGCTGCGCGATCAGTCAGAGCAGCGCCAGCCTGATGACCGTCACCCTGACCGGAAAGACGCTGGAGGAGGCCCACGCGCTGGCCGGGCAGTTCCGCGCGATGGTCATGGGCGACGCCGACGGCACACCCGAGCTGGGCGACCTGCTGGCCCTCGCGGGCGTCAGTCGCCTGCACGCGCGGCGCAAGTGCGCGCTGCTGCCGTGGCGGGCGCTGGAACAGGCGCTGGGCGGCCCCTGA
- a CDS encoding tetratricopeptide repeat-containing diguanylate cyclase, with translation MSHTPEQLERDLRRARGRARLRPLLALAAELWDKNPVEAVAYAQQAAQLARRVQDPAALARATLELGRGQLRLGQYAAARAALHDAVTLHEQLGDDLGLARSWMGLGTVRSNLGELPQALEAHFSAQILFERQGSDWYLSACLNNLGVAYQRLDDNVTAMNYALSALRLATGAGNTVVRIAATNNVGNVAMELHRYEDALSYQTEALHLARVHGSPYNEIVALTNLGNLHGRMEQFSAALPYLARADDLARAYSDLDNLVEVQAERGNIHRRSGELADALAAYAHALELVDRMGDFYLEAQLQLRRGQTLLALQDHEAARGALNRALTLAARVQADAISSETHEHLTALHEQTGDLRGALHHLREHLRLTVAVNRAAAERSSAVRVIEHETERSRQVAAAQRHLIEQLHQASAALTHPPGSAAALQGHLTRQANLDPLTGLVNDRFARQQLQAEFEQARAQHHPLAVATLDLEGRATADRAPMTRDTMDRATADRVRRDVSAALRAALRTQDVLASLDDGTFALLLPRTDLPGALHLCRRLQRTVTDTRWPDLPGTHLTLSVGLCTDTACAHPDDMLDRAQHLLYAAKAAGSGQVCTDQDPPGPAR, from the coding sequence ATGAGTCACACGCCCGAACAGCTGGAACGCGATCTGCGCCGCGCCCGGGGCCGCGCGCGGCTGCGGCCCCTGCTGGCCCTCGCCGCTGAACTGTGGGATAAGAACCCGGTCGAGGCCGTCGCGTACGCCCAGCAGGCCGCCCAGCTGGCCCGGCGGGTGCAGGATCCCGCCGCGCTGGCGCGCGCCACGCTGGAACTCGGCCGTGGGCAGCTGCGCCTGGGTCAGTACGCCGCTGCCCGCGCCGCGCTGCACGACGCCGTGACCCTGCACGAACAGCTCGGCGACGACCTGGGGCTCGCCCGCAGCTGGATGGGTCTGGGTACCGTCCGCTCTAACCTGGGCGAACTGCCCCAGGCACTCGAGGCGCACTTCAGTGCCCAGATTCTCTTCGAGCGGCAGGGCAGCGACTGGTACCTCAGCGCCTGCCTGAACAACCTGGGCGTCGCCTACCAGCGGCTGGACGACAACGTCACCGCCATGAACTACGCCCTGAGTGCCCTGCGGCTCGCCACCGGCGCCGGGAACACCGTCGTGCGGATCGCCGCGACGAACAACGTCGGGAACGTCGCCATGGAACTCCACCGCTACGAGGACGCCCTGTCCTACCAGACCGAGGCGCTGCACCTGGCGCGCGTGCACGGCAGCCCGTACAACGAGATCGTCGCCCTGACGAACCTGGGGAACCTGCACGGCCGCATGGAGCAGTTCAGCGCCGCCCTGCCGTACCTGGCGCGCGCCGACGACCTGGCGCGGGCGTACAGCGACCTGGACAACCTGGTGGAGGTGCAGGCCGAACGCGGCAACATCCACCGGCGCTCCGGTGAACTGGCCGACGCCCTGGCCGCGTACGCCCACGCGCTGGAACTGGTGGACCGCATGGGGGACTTCTACCTGGAAGCGCAACTGCAACTCAGGCGCGGCCAGACCCTCCTGGCCCTGCAGGACCACGAGGCGGCGCGCGGCGCCCTGAACCGCGCCCTGACCCTCGCCGCGCGCGTCCAGGCCGACGCGATCAGCAGCGAAACGCACGAGCACCTGACGGCCCTGCACGAGCAGACCGGGGACCTGCGCGGCGCGCTGCACCACCTGCGTGAGCACCTGCGCCTGACCGTCGCCGTGAACCGCGCCGCCGCCGAACGCAGCAGCGCCGTGCGCGTCATCGAGCATGAAACCGAACGCAGCCGGCAGGTGGCGGCCGCGCAGCGGCACCTGATCGAACAACTGCACCAGGCCAGCGCCGCCCTGACCCACCCCCCGGGGTCCGCCGCGGCCCTGCAGGGGCACCTGACGCGGCAGGCGAACCTGGACCCCCTGACCGGACTGGTCAACGACCGCTTCGCGCGTCAGCAGCTGCAGGCGGAATTCGAGCAGGCGCGGGCGCAGCACCACCCGCTCGCGGTGGCCACACTGGATCTCGAAGGGCGCGCGACAGCCGACCGCGCCCCCATGACCCGCGACACCATGGACCGGGCCACGGCCGACCGCGTGCGCCGGGACGTGAGCGCCGCCCTGCGCGCCGCGCTGCGCACCCAGGACGTCCTGGCCAGCCTGGATGACGGGACGTTCGCGCTGCTGCTGCCCCGCACGGACCTGCCGGGCGCGCTGCACCTGTGCCGGCGCCTGCAGCGGACCGTGACCGACACGCGCTGGCCAGACCTGCCCGGGACGCACCTGACGCTCAGCGTGGGCCTGTGCACCGACACCGCCTGCGCGCACCCCGACGACATGCTCGACCGCGCCCAGCACCTGCTGTACGCCGCGAAGGCCGCCGGGAGCGGCCAGGTGTGCACTGATCAGGACCCGCCCGGTCCGGCCCGCTGA
- a CDS encoding S8 family peptidase, which translates to MNARHAAAILTLTGLLASCGQQTQPQATLPLPTTDATTRARTQAPILGQSSPEAIPGQYIVVMKAGTTATTLASQSGGLVQALGLDPQGVSILSVYSQALNGFAVKLSAQNLTRLQADPRVKYIQQDSISHATATQSGATWGLDRLDQRDRPLNGSYTYDTTASGVKVYIIDTGIRTSHSEFGGRATWGTNTTGDGNNSDCQGHGTHVAGTVGGSTYGVAKGASLIAVKVLDCQGSGSNSGVISGIDWAVSNKGSATAIANMSLGGSFDQSINDAVTNANSKGLFMAIAAGNDNKDACNTSPASASGAFTVGATDKSDVRSTFSNYGSCVKIFAPGTDITSAWNTDNSATKTISGTSMATPHVAGAAALVLAQNTSFTTSQISSALLNAASADKISSVGSGSPNKLLFTNPGGGSTPTPTPTPTPTPTPAPGTYTGTVNAGTSAYEPKSAGSFQYAGGTLKGALTGPSGTDFDLYLQKWNGAYWVDVAAGESSTSTENVSYRAGSGKYRWEIYAYSGSGAYTLVENR; encoded by the coding sequence ATGAATGCACGTCACGCCGCCGCCATCCTCACCTTGACCGGTCTTCTCGCCTCCTGCGGGCAGCAGACCCAGCCCCAGGCCACCCTGCCCCTGCCCACCACCGACGCCACCACCCGCGCCCGCACCCAGGCGCCCATCCTCGGGCAGAGCAGCCCGGAAGCCATCCCCGGCCAGTACATCGTCGTCATGAAGGCCGGAACGACCGCCACCACCCTGGCCAGCCAGAGCGGCGGCCTCGTGCAGGCCCTCGGGCTCGACCCGCAGGGCGTCAGCATCCTGAGCGTCTACAGCCAGGCGCTCAACGGATTCGCCGTGAAACTGAGCGCGCAGAACCTCACCCGGTTGCAGGCCGATCCCCGCGTCAAGTACATCCAGCAGGACTCCATCAGCCACGCCACCGCCACCCAGTCCGGCGCCACCTGGGGCCTCGACCGGCTCGATCAACGTGACCGGCCCCTCAACGGCTCGTACACGTACGACACCACCGCCAGCGGCGTGAAGGTCTACATCATCGATACGGGCATCCGCACCAGCCACAGCGAATTCGGCGGGCGCGCCACCTGGGGCACCAACACCACCGGCGACGGCAACAACAGCGACTGCCAGGGTCACGGCACGCACGTCGCGGGCACCGTCGGCGGCAGCACCTACGGCGTCGCCAAGGGCGCCAGTCTGATCGCCGTGAAAGTGCTCGACTGCCAGGGGTCAGGCAGCAACTCCGGCGTCATCTCCGGCATCGACTGGGCCGTCAGCAACAAGGGCAGCGCCACCGCCATCGCCAACATGAGCTTGGGCGGCAGCTTCGACCAGTCCATCAACGACGCAGTGACCAATGCCAACAGCAAGGGCCTGTTCATGGCTATCGCCGCAGGCAACGACAACAAGGACGCCTGCAACACCAGCCCCGCCAGCGCCTCTGGCGCATTCACGGTCGGCGCCACGGACAAGAGTGACGTCCGCAGCACCTTCAGCAACTACGGCAGCTGCGTGAAGATCTTCGCCCCCGGCACGGACATCACCAGCGCCTGGAACACGGACAACAGCGCGACCAAGACCATCAGCGGCACCAGCATGGCCACCCCGCATGTCGCCGGGGCTGCCGCACTGGTCCTGGCGCAGAACACGAGCTTCACCACCAGTCAAATCTCCAGCGCGCTGCTGAACGCCGCCTCGGCCGACAAGATCAGCAGCGTCGGCTCCGGCAGCCCCAACAAACTGCTGTTCACCAACCCTGGTGGTGGGAGCACGCCCACCCCAACGCCCACCCCGACGCCGACTCCCACCCCGGCCCCCGGAACGTACACCGGCACCGTCAACGCTGGAACCAGCGCCTACGAACCCAAAAGTGCCGGATCCTTCCAGTACGCGGGCGGCACTCTGAAAGGCGCCCTGACCGGCCCCAGTGGCACCGACTTCGACCTGTACCTGCAGAAATGGAACGGAGCGTACTGGGTCGACGTGGCCGCCGGGGAGAGCAGCACCAGCACCGAGAACGTGAGCTACCGAGCGGGCAGCGGCAAGTACCGCTGGGAAATCTACGCGTACAGCGGCAGCGGCGCGTACACCCTGGTCGAGAACAGGTAA
- a CDS encoding amidohydrolase, giving the protein MTATQDRVEDLREQLVAWRRHLHMNPEVGFAEHETAAYIEAELRKMPGLTVSRPTPTSVLAVLRGGQPGRTVLLRADIDALPIHEENTFDFASLKPGVMHACGHDGHTAILLGVAQLLSGEAANVPGEIRMIFQHAEEIGPGGAEELVMNTPLMDGVDVVTGLHLNSQLPAGVVAVKAGAFMAAPDTIELTIRGKGGHGAHPEETVDPIAVGAQVVTNLQHVVSRMVAAQDALVVSVTKFTSGTTHNVIPDTAELMGTVRTFDPALRERAPQLIERVVRGICDAHGATYDLRYEFGYRPVINTDHVAAQLREIALDVVGEGWYRDAKPTMGGEDFSAYLEKAPGAYFNVGSGSDDADSRWPHHHPRFTIDEASLDTGVRMLRAAALRLAQPE; this is encoded by the coding sequence ATGACCGCAACTCAGGACCGGGTGGAGGACCTTCGCGAGCAGCTCGTGGCGTGGCGACGGCACCTGCACATGAACCCCGAAGTGGGTTTCGCCGAGCATGAAACTGCCGCGTACATCGAGGCCGAACTGCGGAAGATGCCGGGCCTGACCGTATCGCGCCCTACCCCCACCAGCGTCCTGGCCGTCCTGCGGGGCGGGCAGCCGGGCCGGACCGTGCTGCTGCGCGCGGACATCGACGCGCTGCCCATCCACGAGGAGAACACCTTCGACTTCGCCTCCTTGAAACCCGGCGTGATGCACGCCTGCGGGCACGACGGCCACACGGCCATCCTGCTGGGCGTGGCGCAGCTGCTCTCGGGGGAAGCGGCGAACGTGCCGGGCGAGATCCGCATGATCTTCCAGCACGCCGAGGAGATCGGCCCCGGCGGCGCCGAGGAACTCGTCATGAACACCCCGCTGATGGACGGCGTGGACGTCGTCACGGGCCTGCACCTGAACAGCCAGCTGCCCGCCGGGGTGGTTGCCGTGAAAGCCGGCGCGTTCATGGCGGCGCCCGACACCATCGAACTCACCATCCGCGGGAAGGGCGGGCACGGCGCTCACCCCGAGGAGACCGTGGACCCCATCGCGGTGGGGGCGCAGGTCGTCACGAACCTCCAGCATGTCGTGAGCCGCATGGTGGCCGCGCAGGACGCGCTGGTGGTCAGCGTCACGAAGTTCACGAGCGGCACCACGCACAACGTCATTCCCGACACGGCCGAACTGATGGGCACCGTCCGCACGTTCGACCCGGCGCTGCGCGAGCGGGCGCCGCAGCTGATCGAACGGGTCGTGCGGGGCATCTGCGACGCGCACGGCGCCACGTACGACCTGCGCTACGAGTTCGGGTACCGGCCCGTCATCAACACCGACCACGTGGCGGCGCAGCTGCGGGAGATCGCGCTGGACGTGGTCGGCGAGGGCTGGTACCGCGACGCCAAACCCACCATGGGCGGCGAGGACTTCAGCGCCTACCTGGAAAAAGCCCCGGGCGCGTACTTCAACGTCGGGTCCGGCAGTGACGACGCCGACAGCCGCTGGCCGCACCACCACCCGCGCTTCACGATCGACGAGGCCAGCCTGGACACCGGGGTGCGGATGCTGCGCGCCGCCGCGCTGCGTCTCGCCCAGCCGGAGTAA
- a CDS encoding IclR family transcriptional regulator — translation MNTVGSRAVEAPDIPTLERPLYLLTFFTPREPQWTLAHLTRASGLPKASCLRALRVLEKYDLLQREGDRYRLGSGFIAMKAHVQVHAPPLNVALAHLEHLRERTGLSVAWAVLDAQDTLYTEVLAGPGGTPAGVGERRRVVLDASGRLLLAFGTLSLREAMFAASGDRGPLELLDQVTRRAWLSPPLPSDEPGGVTQVAAPVFRAGGTLVAALSVSWPGRPVWTEAEDDLRALSDAARRVSQEMGYVRPWAGDAAFFLQVLDRLPR, via the coding sequence GTGAACACTGTGGGCAGCAGGGCGGTGGAGGCGCCGGACATTCCGACGCTGGAACGGCCGCTGTACCTGCTGACGTTCTTCACGCCGCGCGAACCGCAGTGGACGCTCGCGCACCTGACGCGCGCCAGTGGCCTGCCGAAAGCCAGCTGCCTGCGGGCGCTGCGCGTGCTGGAGAAGTACGACCTGCTGCAGCGCGAGGGCGACCGGTACCGGCTGGGCAGCGGCTTCATTGCCATGAAGGCGCACGTTCAGGTGCACGCGCCGCCCCTGAACGTGGCGCTGGCGCACCTGGAGCACCTGCGGGAGCGCACGGGACTCAGCGTGGCGTGGGCGGTGCTAGACGCGCAGGACACCCTGTACACGGAGGTGCTGGCCGGACCCGGCGGCACCCCGGCCGGGGTGGGCGAGCGGCGGCGCGTGGTGCTGGACGCGTCGGGCCGGTTGCTGCTGGCGTTCGGGACGCTGTCCCTGCGCGAGGCGATGTTCGCAGCGTCCGGAGACCGGGGACCGCTGGAACTGCTGGATCAGGTGACGCGCCGCGCGTGGCTGTCCCCGCCGCTGCCGTCCGACGAGCCGGGCGGCGTGACGCAGGTGGCCGCCCCGGTGTTCCGCGCGGGCGGGACGCTGGTCGCGGCCCTGAGCGTCTCGTGGCCGGGCAGGCCAGTGTGGACGGAGGCGGAGGACGACCTGAGGGCACTCTCCGACGCGGCGCGGCGCGTGTCGCAGGAGATGGGGTACGTGCGTCCCTGGGCGGGCGACGCGGCGTTCTTCCTGCAGGTCTTGGATCGTCTGCCGCGCTGA